From a single Micromonospora sp. WMMD1102 genomic region:
- a CDS encoding type II secretion system F family protein, giving the protein MTPTWIGITAVLGAGFGLAVFLAVHELRPASPALGPALARLQPPTGAVTAQSGGSKAIGRLTTRVHRIIPATDLRLLGRSPEEFVTSLIVAGLLGLAVPSVILGLLALMGRGFGTGVPVVAALGFAALLILIVYRDVSHKAVIARRECRRAVCTFIDLVALQRAAGRGTEESLTRAASKGSGWVFARIRQTLLRAELSVSAPWDGLKQLGTDLGVPELGDLGDIMQAAGVTGAQVYRTLRARATSLRAQIRTDELARAELRTSQLEIPGALLLVVLMLLALYPFAARLLAAPTVN; this is encoded by the coding sequence ATGACACCCACCTGGATCGGCATCACCGCGGTGCTCGGCGCGGGGTTCGGTCTCGCGGTCTTCCTCGCCGTGCACGAACTCCGCCCGGCCAGCCCCGCGCTCGGGCCGGCGCTCGCCCGCCTGCAACCACCAACCGGCGCGGTCACGGCGCAGTCCGGTGGATCCAAGGCCATCGGCCGTCTGACCACCCGAGTGCATCGCATCATCCCAGCCACCGATCTGAGGCTGCTGGGCCGCAGCCCGGAGGAGTTCGTCACCAGTCTCATCGTCGCCGGGCTGCTCGGGCTCGCCGTGCCGTCGGTCATCCTCGGCCTGCTGGCACTCATGGGACGCGGCTTCGGTACCGGCGTACCGGTGGTCGCGGCGCTCGGCTTCGCCGCGCTCCTCATCCTCATCGTTTACCGGGACGTCAGCCACAAGGCCGTCATCGCCAGACGCGAGTGCCGCCGCGCCGTGTGCACGTTCATCGACCTCGTCGCGCTGCAACGAGCGGCCGGCCGGGGCACTGAGGAATCCCTTACGAGGGCTGCGAGCAAGGGCAGTGGCTGGGTATTCGCCAGAATCCGGCAAACCCTGCTGCGGGCCGAGCTCTCCGTCTCCGCACCGTGGGACGGGCTCAAACAGCTCGGGACCGACCTGGGCGTGCCAGAGCTCGGCGACCTTGGCGACATCATGCAGGCCGCCGGCGTCACAGGCGCCCAGGTCTACCGGACACTGCGGGCCCGAGCCACGTCCCTGCGCGCCCAGATCCGCACCGACGAGCTGGCCCGCGCCGAGCTGCGTACCTCGCAACTGGAGATTCCCGGCGCGTTGTTGCTGGTCGTGCTCATGCTGCTGGCCCTCTACCCGTTCGCGGCCCGCCTACTCGCCGCGCCCACCGTCAACTGA
- a CDS encoding TadE/TadG family type IV pilus assembly protein, whose translation MDRALAGRRSPGRARSVTETRVRRLSRGTRWFRRLAGDRGSTNIEMAILFPVFVLLILLGVQVGLIFYGRTVALAAAQQGAVAEAAYGAPDGIGHTQASAYLTRMGDVLNDWEVTVAPAGEGAPEPTAVRVTVTGTTLGWLGMRFQISQTAYSPIEQFTTEDDS comes from the coding sequence ATGGATCGGGCTCTGGCCGGACGCCGCAGCCCCGGCCGCGCCCGCTCCGTGACGGAGACCCGAGTCAGGCGCCTGAGCCGGGGGACACGCTGGTTCAGGCGCCTGGCCGGCGACCGGGGCTCGACCAACATCGAGATGGCGATCCTGTTCCCGGTCTTCGTGCTGCTGATCCTCCTCGGCGTGCAGGTGGGGCTGATCTTCTACGGGAGGACGGTGGCCCTGGCCGCCGCCCAGCAGGGGGCCGTCGCCGAGGCGGCCTACGGCGCTCCCGACGGAATTGGGCATACCCAGGCCAGCGCGTACCTGACCCGCATGGGTGACGTCCTCAACGACTGGGAGGTCACCGTTGCCCCTGCCGGTGAGGGAGCGCCCGAGCCCACCGCGGTGCGCGTCACGGTTACGGGCACAACCCTCGGTTGGCTGGGCATGCGGTTCCAGATCAGCCAGACCGCCTACAGCCCCATCGAGCAATTCACCACGGAAGACGACTCGTGA
- a CDS encoding TadE/TadG family type IV pilus assembly protein, giving the protein MRRQPERQRGSVTIELAILAPSMLLVAAFAMLVGRVSLANAALDAATYSAARAASLARDAATAQSRAESSIQTTLDAQDIHCLNLLVNVDTSQFARDVGEPASVTVSVECRVDLSAGAMPGMPTSRWITAVYSSPLDLFRSRTG; this is encoded by the coding sequence GTGAGACGGCAACCAGAGAGACAACGCGGCTCAGTCACCATCGAGCTGGCGATCTTGGCACCCAGCATGCTGCTGGTTGCCGCCTTCGCCATGCTCGTCGGCCGGGTCTCTCTGGCAAACGCCGCGCTCGACGCGGCAACCTACTCAGCAGCACGGGCCGCGTCGCTCGCCCGCGACGCGGCCACCGCGCAAAGCCGCGCAGAGTCCTCCATTCAAACGACGCTCGACGCACAGGACATCCACTGTCTCAACCTTCTCGTCAACGTCGACACCAGCCAGTTCGCTCGCGACGTTGGCGAACCGGCCAGCGTGACCGTCAGTGTCGAATGCCGCGTCGACCTGTCCGCCGGAGCGATGCCAGGCATGCCGACATCACGGTGGATCACCGCCGTCTACAGCTCTCCGCTCGATCTTTTCCGAAGCAGAACCGGATGA
- a CDS encoding pilus assembly protein TadG-related protein — translation MNRNPSALRNDAGRIGLFYAIVLPGLIAMIGLAGDGAGYVRTTQRAHNIAAEAARAGGQAIRLPEAINGETKAVDTTKAIDAVADYLDTAGITDWQATVDDDGQQLTVTVTVQYNPLLVDVLPGVTTIPANATVTATLLVG, via the coding sequence ATGAACCGAAACCCCTCCGCACTCCGGAACGACGCCGGCCGAATCGGGCTGTTCTACGCCATCGTCCTGCCCGGCCTGATCGCCATGATCGGCCTGGCCGGAGACGGCGCTGGATACGTCCGCACCACCCAACGGGCGCACAACATAGCCGCCGAGGCCGCGCGGGCGGGCGGTCAGGCGATCCGGCTCCCCGAAGCCATCAACGGCGAGACGAAGGCGGTCGACACGACCAAAGCCATCGACGCCGTCGCGGACTACCTCGACACCGCAGGCATCACCGACTGGCAGGCCACTGTCGACGACGACGGCCAGCAGCTCACCGTCACCGTCACCGTGCAGTACAACCCCCTCCTGGTTGACGTACTGCCGGGCGTCACCACGATCCCGGCAAACGCAACCGTCACCGCAACCCTGCTGGTGGGATGA
- a CDS encoding LysM peptidoglycan-binding domain-containing protein, which translates to MANPARRNTPPRRPRAVGLATRLSAQLSILATLGGIPYALYALAGNPLPDQLPTWSHLGELLTTRDDGSAFLTAITWAGWIGWASFALPLLVEITCHVFRWRPPRILGLAWQQRRAATLVAAALSIGAAPAVASANAITMPAAPSGVASSHTTAQVQPAVTLASFNSATATSAGEKAPTVRTPVYEVARGDWLYHIAERFLGDGDRYVDIAKLNPALEKADPRFPDHIVAGQALKLPADANDSGTRHHATGKLRTPPKPPPTEGTPGTAGPQKPNVQATPPSPPAVTAAPTPPATAATQPTPLASDPAPSSPAETAAPTTTPAAEADEPSADADDSEFDAALPITAALATAGLLAALLLFRLTQRRRRQRQHRRPGRRIPTPHPTIEQRVRAAAQPVDVNRLDQALRALANGLRDHDPAELPDLAAAWLSGGEVHLMLAQANADAPPPFQADSTAMDWMLPANATLPDVEETLAPLPVLVTVASRPGGDHLLIDLERTGLLTIGGDHDRTKDLIRYIAAELATNQWSDDAEVVLAGFDSVDADNLITIGGNRITAATSTTNAIERARRRAAANAKAMTDSGIGSTFAGRIADDVADAWMPHVLLIADATDAEEHLTALADELRLAGRCAVAVAVVSEIPTTWHVDVDEDGSLAIDWLSISNTAATRLPRDQLARLAPVMRAARTAVPTDDQSGDERVPAAADLDPWAEGTDAHGHLLDTDRTPRHVQGEDAENSEHHTLPDDPVNAHPTTDQHAQERRPAVPEPDRSTPAPAQPGTTAAQPVDLATLTPIANGATARIAPAARSRSREPHDPTLDEDLDAWYRPDPHRPRVAILGPVEVHAPGEMPDERLRFYSELVVYLAQRGRAGATGEQIDEALWPERGVNARSRRVAISKVRRWLGETDEGAQWLPPNAGADRLYRLTPGVLLDWQMFRRLRARGEARGAAGTADLRRALELVRGEPLAGAELPYSSGYRNPYTWLPGSDVQPHNLASAVVDTAHQLVDLYLAAGDTTGARWAVERAWLADPSRLDDHPWVDAMRVAHADGRSAELRALLDDLVRTREVEVPEDLSPDTYAAIHELVGDLLRVG; encoded by the coding sequence ATGGCCAATCCGGCTCGCAGAAACACTCCGCCACGCCGCCCGCGCGCCGTCGGCCTCGCCACACGTCTCTCCGCCCAGCTGAGCATCCTTGCCACCCTCGGGGGAATCCCCTACGCCCTCTACGCCCTGGCCGGAAACCCGCTGCCGGACCAGCTACCCACCTGGTCCCACCTCGGCGAACTACTCACCACCCGCGACGACGGCAGCGCGTTCCTCACCGCGATCACCTGGGCCGGCTGGATCGGCTGGGCATCCTTCGCACTACCACTCCTCGTGGAGATTACCTGCCACGTCTTCCGCTGGCGGCCCCCGCGAATCCTCGGCCTCGCCTGGCAGCAACGCCGCGCAGCAACGCTTGTCGCCGCAGCCCTGTCCATAGGCGCCGCGCCCGCCGTCGCGAGCGCCAACGCGATCACGATGCCGGCTGCACCCTCGGGCGTCGCCTCCTCACACACCACGGCACAGGTGCAGCCCGCAGTCACGCTTGCATCCTTCAACTCGGCAACAGCCACTTCCGCCGGCGAGAAGGCCCCAACGGTGAGGACACCGGTCTACGAAGTAGCCCGCGGTGACTGGCTCTACCACATCGCCGAACGATTCCTCGGCGACGGCGACCGCTACGTCGACATCGCCAAGCTCAACCCGGCACTTGAAAAGGCGGATCCCCGGTTCCCCGACCACATCGTCGCCGGACAGGCGTTGAAGCTCCCCGCCGACGCCAACGACAGCGGTACCCGACACCACGCCACCGGCAAGCTCCGCACGCCCCCAAAACCACCGCCGACCGAGGGCACCCCTGGCACCGCAGGCCCACAGAAGCCGAACGTCCAGGCCACACCACCAAGTCCGCCGGCAGTAACAGCAGCACCGACACCGCCGGCGACAGCCGCAACTCAGCCGACACCCCTGGCGTCCGACCCGGCACCGTCTTCACCCGCCGAAACGGCGGCTCCTACAACCACCCCCGCCGCCGAGGCGGACGAACCAAGCGCCGATGCCGACGATAGCGAGTTCGACGCTGCCCTCCCCATCACCGCAGCTCTTGCCACCGCTGGCCTTCTTGCTGCCCTCCTGCTCTTCCGCCTCACCCAACGTCGACGCCGTCAACGCCAGCACCGGCGCCCCGGCCGCCGGATTCCCACGCCCCACCCCACCATCGAACAGCGAGTTCGTGCCGCCGCCCAGCCAGTCGACGTCAACCGGCTCGATCAGGCCCTGCGGGCACTGGCCAACGGCCTGCGCGATCATGACCCCGCCGAACTGCCCGACCTCGCCGCTGCATGGCTGTCCGGCGGCGAGGTCCACCTCATGCTCGCTCAAGCCAACGCCGACGCACCGCCCCCCTTCCAGGCGGACAGCACCGCGATGGACTGGATGCTGCCCGCGAACGCCACCCTTCCCGACGTCGAAGAAACCTTGGCGCCACTGCCGGTCCTCGTCACCGTGGCATCGCGACCCGGCGGCGACCACCTCCTCATCGACCTCGAACGCACGGGCCTGCTCACCATTGGCGGCGACCACGATCGAACCAAGGACCTGATTCGATACATCGCAGCCGAGTTGGCCACCAACCAATGGAGCGACGACGCCGAAGTGGTGCTCGCGGGCTTCGACTCCGTCGACGCCGACAACCTCATCACCATCGGCGGCAACCGCATCACCGCCGCAACATCAACAACCAACGCCATCGAACGTGCCCGACGCCGCGCCGCAGCCAACGCCAAAGCCATGACCGACAGCGGCATCGGCTCAACCTTCGCCGGACGGATCGCAGACGATGTTGCCGACGCATGGATGCCCCACGTCCTCCTCATCGCAGACGCCACCGACGCCGAGGAACATCTCACGGCGCTCGCGGACGAACTCCGCCTGGCCGGCCGATGCGCGGTAGCCGTCGCCGTCGTCAGCGAGATCCCGACAACCTGGCACGTCGACGTCGACGAAGACGGCAGCCTGGCCATCGACTGGCTGAGCATCTCCAACACTGCCGCCACCCGACTGCCCCGCGACCAACTCGCCCGGCTAGCACCTGTCATGCGCGCCGCCCGCACTGCCGTACCCACCGACGACCAATCCGGCGACGAGCGAGTGCCCGCCGCAGCCGATTTGGACCCCTGGGCCGAGGGCACCGACGCACACGGGCACCTGCTCGATACCGACCGCACCCCACGGCACGTCCAGGGCGAAGACGCGGAGAACAGCGAGCACCACACCCTGCCCGACGATCCGGTCAACGCGCACCCCACTACGGACCAACACGCACAAGAAAGGCGACCGGCCGTGCCCGAACCCGACCGCAGCACCCCGGCGCCCGCCCAGCCCGGCACCACCGCGGCGCAACCAGTCGATCTCGCGACCCTCACCCCGATCGCCAACGGAGCGACTGCTCGAATCGCACCCGCAGCACGAAGCCGCTCCCGCGAGCCTCATGACCCAACCCTCGATGAAGATCTTGACGCCTGGTACCGACCGGACCCGCACCGACCGCGTGTCGCTATCCTCGGCCCAGTCGAAGTCCACGCACCCGGCGAAATGCCCGACGAGCGACTCCGCTTCTACTCCGAACTGGTCGTCTACCTAGCGCAGCGGGGACGAGCCGGAGCAACCGGCGAACAGATCGACGAAGCGCTCTGGCCAGAGCGTGGTGTCAACGCACGAAGCCGCCGCGTCGCCATCAGCAAGGTACGTCGCTGGCTCGGCGAAACAGACGAAGGAGCCCAGTGGCTCCCCCCGAACGCGGGGGCGGACCGGCTTTACCGCCTCACACCTGGCGTACTTCTTGACTGGCAGATGTTTCGCCGTCTCCGAGCCCGGGGTGAAGCCAGGGGAGCAGCAGGCACAGCCGACCTACGCCGTGCGCTCGAACTCGTCCGAGGCGAACCCCTCGCCGGTGCGGAGCTGCCCTACTCGTCCGGCTACCGCAACCCATACACCTGGCTACCCGGCAGCGACGTCCAACCGCACAACCTCGCCTCGGCCGTGGTGGACACCGCACACCAACTCGTGGACCTCTACCTCGCCGCCGGAGACACCACTGGCGCGCGATGGGCCGTCGAACGTGCCTGGCTCGCCGACCCCTCACGCCTCGACGACCATCCCTGGGTCGACGCCATGCGAGTCGCCCACGCTGACGGCCGCTCAGCAGAACTCCGCGCCCTCCTCGACGACCTCGTACGCACGCGCGAAGTCGAGGTCCCGGAGGATCTCTCGCCTGACACGTACGCGGCGATTCACGAGCTGGTTGGAGATCTCCTGCGGGTTGGCTGA
- a CDS encoding Imm1 family immunity protein, with product MSAEPVMVYYDRAEPVAVERIEDLDGLLDRVSANPEYQQFPVMVSLETGDKEHVLEICLGRQDLSVLVWHHAFLDIAASKGTLHQPAGLAYNFGGSRTDAYENSAIPVATARQAAREFFSTNGQRPTCLDWQTPNYGEQGETT from the coding sequence ATGAGTGCCGAGCCAGTCATGGTCTACTACGACCGCGCCGAGCCGGTTGCTGTAGAGAGGATCGAAGATCTCGATGGGCTGCTCGACCGCGTATCGGCCAACCCCGAGTACCAACAGTTTCCCGTCATGGTGTCGCTGGAAACGGGCGACAAGGAACATGTACTCGAAATCTGCCTCGGCCGGCAAGACCTCAGTGTGCTGGTCTGGCACCATGCGTTTCTCGACATAGCAGCGAGCAAAGGCACCCTCCACCAACCTGCGGGCCTGGCCTACAACTTCGGAGGTTCACGGACGGACGCCTATGAAAATTCGGCAATTCCCGTGGCGACCGCACGACAGGCGGCACGAGAATTCTTCTCCACCAACGGGCAACGACCCACCTGTCTTGACTGGCAGACGCCAAACTATGGTGAGCAGGGCGAGACGACATAG
- a CDS encoding DddA-like double-stranded DNA deaminase toxin — translation MNLGEVAAGLQAVLEEIARQRSSLAATVSSLNSTSMRLRAVIRGSDHVLVQQALTATAASAEQLREADRQLAGTAMAIIEYGQIIGIALTSASDSTPSALPASPGNVAAGDGPQASPPPSLTGAPSSGQRTEAGDAAPAPFLPGFLESLPARRSSDAPTDGVLTTTGGRKISDVHSGKEGPGKGGPGLRPPFKHYVSALDHAEGHAAAAMRTRGMTEATLYLNNTPCRDPMGCDRVLPYVLPKDAKLTVYGPNGYVKVYRGNGKGLA, via the coding sequence ATGAACCTCGGCGAGGTCGCCGCCGGGTTGCAGGCCGTGCTCGAAGAGATCGCTCGTCAACGATCATCGCTGGCCGCCACCGTTTCTTCGCTGAACAGCACGTCCATGCGTCTACGGGCTGTTATCAGGGGCAGCGACCACGTCCTCGTTCAACAGGCTCTCACCGCAACGGCAGCATCAGCCGAGCAATTGCGTGAAGCAGACCGGCAGCTCGCGGGGACCGCGATGGCGATTATCGAGTATGGGCAAATCATCGGTATCGCCCTCACCTCGGCCTCGGACAGTACACCATCCGCGCTACCCGCGAGTCCAGGGAACGTGGCCGCTGGCGATGGGCCGCAGGCCAGCCCGCCTCCGTCGTTGACCGGGGCGCCGTCGTCTGGTCAACGAACGGAGGCCGGCGATGCTGCCCCGGCCCCCTTTCTGCCGGGCTTCCTGGAGTCCTTGCCAGCGCGCCGTTCGTCGGACGCGCCCACCGACGGGGTGCTCACGACCACCGGTGGCAGGAAGATCAGCGATGTTCACAGCGGCAAGGAAGGGCCGGGCAAGGGCGGTCCTGGTCTCCGGCCGCCGTTCAAGCACTACGTGTCCGCCCTCGATCACGCCGAGGGGCATGCGGCGGCGGCGATGCGCACGCGGGGGATGACGGAGGCCACCCTGTACCTGAACAACACCCCATGCCGGGACCCCATGGGTTGTGACAGGGTTCTGCCGTATGTTTTGCCGAAAGACGCGAAACTCACCGTCTACGGACCGAACGGGTACGTCAAGGTGTACCGAGGAAACGGAAAGGGGTTGGCATGA
- a CDS encoding IMP dehydrogenase codes for MKILDETSRTLNEYLLVPNLTTEDCTPGSVDLSAPLVRHRLGEQSPIRIAVPLVSAIMGAVSSPRMTISLAQCGGLGFIHHNQPITAQAEMVSNVKQHKAGFRHSDINIKPTATLGEVAGLLQAAERDIAAVTDDGTPHGTFLGLISTRDFHPKRHDLNDSVESRMQPAKSLVVADPSISLSQANAMIWDNRLDVLPVVADTGSLESIVLRRDYELHKTFQNETIDSDKRFRVGAGVNTHDYKERIPALVRAGADLLCIDSSDGYSVWQRNTLQYAKGEFGDQTPIGAGNVVDGRAFRYLADAGADFIKVGIGGGSICITRDQKGIGRGQASALIDVVAERDAYAKETGVYIPICCDGGLLSDYHMAIALALGTDFIMLGRYFARFAESPSKLVRVNGQLYKEYWGEGSQRARNWSRYDQGGEQHLVFEEGVDGYVPYAGSMYDTVTMTIAKLKATMISCGSTTLRAFHENAVLVPVSHQSYLQNTAEIQLRDRPSDPGQ; via the coding sequence GTGAAAATCCTCGACGAAACTTCCCGGACGCTCAACGAATACCTGCTCGTCCCCAACCTCACCACCGAGGACTGCACACCCGGGAGCGTCGACCTCAGCGCACCGCTGGTACGGCACCGCCTCGGCGAACAGTCGCCAATCCGGATCGCCGTCCCCCTGGTCAGCGCCATCATGGGAGCGGTCTCCTCACCACGCATGACGATCTCCCTCGCGCAGTGCGGAGGGCTCGGCTTCATCCATCACAACCAACCAATCACCGCCCAGGCGGAGATGGTCAGCAACGTCAAGCAACACAAGGCCGGATTCCGGCACAGCGACATCAACATCAAGCCAACCGCCACGCTCGGCGAGGTCGCCGGACTCCTACAGGCGGCCGAGCGCGACATCGCCGCAGTCACCGACGACGGCACACCTCACGGCACGTTCCTCGGGCTGATCTCCACCCGCGACTTCCACCCCAAGCGCCACGACCTGAACGACTCCGTCGAATCGCGCATGCAGCCCGCCAAGTCCCTCGTCGTCGCAGACCCCTCGATCTCACTCTCCCAAGCGAACGCGATGATCTGGGACAACCGCCTCGACGTACTTCCCGTGGTCGCCGACACCGGAAGCCTGGAGTCCATCGTCCTGCGTCGCGACTACGAACTCCACAAGACCTTCCAGAACGAGACGATCGACAGCGACAAGCGGTTCCGGGTCGGAGCAGGCGTCAACACCCACGACTACAAAGAACGCATCCCCGCACTCGTCCGGGCCGGAGCCGACCTCCTGTGCATCGACTCCTCAGACGGATACTCCGTCTGGCAACGCAACACCCTCCAGTACGCCAAGGGCGAATTCGGAGACCAAACCCCTATCGGAGCCGGCAACGTCGTCGACGGACGAGCCTTCCGCTACCTCGCCGACGCAGGAGCCGACTTCATCAAGGTCGGGATCGGTGGCGGCTCCATCTGCATCACCAGAGACCAAAAAGGAATCGGCCGCGGCCAGGCATCAGCACTCATAGACGTCGTCGCCGAGCGCGACGCCTACGCCAAGGAAACCGGCGTCTACATCCCAATCTGTTGCGATGGCGGCCTGCTGAGCGACTACCACATGGCCATCGCGCTCGCGCTGGGCACAGACTTCATCATGCTCGGCCGCTACTTCGCCCGCTTCGCCGAAAGCCCCTCCAAACTGGTTCGCGTCAACGGCCAACTCTACAAGGAATACTGGGGCGAAGGCTCTCAGCGGGCCCGAAACTGGTCCCGCTACGACCAGGGCGGCGAGCAGCACCTCGTCTTCGAGGAAGGCGTCGACGGCTACGTACCGTACGCCGGCAGCATGTACGACACTGTCACGATGACCATCGCCAAGCTCAAAGCGACAATGATCAGCTGCGGCTCAACCACGCTACGCGCCTTCCACGAGAACGCAGTCCTGGTGCCCGTATCGCATCAGAGCTACCTGCAAAACACCGCCGAAATTCAACTTCGCGACCGACCGAGCGACCCAGGGCAGTAA
- a CDS encoding TauD/TfdA family dioxygenase, which produces MTTQTLPDQITVQRIAGHIGAEIHGVDLAQPLTDDVISTVRAALLAHKVIFFRDQQLTHAEHIAFARRFGELTRRPGAKHGVHPEGFPQILTIDPDAEDARYGRDFEERYRQKWTSYTAGWHTDLTPAVNPPAISILRAETVPPFGGDTQWTNLVAAYNGLSEPMRNLVDGLRAEHTFFAGCQIHPADPEDITIRKMNRDDPQISLHPVVRVHPETRERALFVHPASVSRIPDLTPAESTTLLDLLFAQIIRPEYTVRFNWRPSSVAMWDNRATAHLAATDLSHLDVRRTMYRVTILGDRPTGPDGFTSEIIAGEPLTAFED; this is translated from the coding sequence ATGACGACACAGACCCTTCCCGACCAGATCACCGTCCAACGGATCGCCGGGCACATCGGTGCCGAAATCCACGGCGTCGACCTCGCCCAGCCGCTGACCGACGACGTCATCTCGACCGTCCGTGCCGCGCTGCTCGCCCACAAGGTGATCTTCTTCCGCGACCAGCAACTGACCCACGCAGAGCACATCGCCTTCGCCCGCCGGTTCGGCGAACTCACCCGCCGCCCCGGGGCCAAACACGGTGTCCACCCCGAGGGCTTCCCGCAGATCCTCACCATCGACCCGGACGCCGAGGACGCGCGGTACGGGCGCGACTTCGAGGAGCGGTACCGCCAGAAGTGGACCTCCTACACCGCGGGCTGGCACACCGACCTCACCCCGGCCGTGAACCCACCGGCCATCTCGATCCTGCGCGCCGAAACGGTCCCGCCCTTCGGGGGCGACACCCAATGGACCAACCTCGTCGCGGCGTACAACGGCCTCTCCGAGCCGATGCGCAACCTCGTCGACGGACTCCGGGCCGAGCACACCTTCTTCGCCGGCTGCCAGATACACCCCGCCGACCCCGAGGACATCACGATCCGCAAGATGAACCGCGACGACCCACAGATCTCGCTCCACCCCGTGGTCCGGGTCCACCCCGAGACCCGCGAGCGGGCGCTGTTCGTCCACCCGGCCTCCGTCAGCCGGATCCCCGACCTCACCCCTGCCGAGAGCACCACGCTCCTGGACCTGCTCTTCGCCCAGATCATCCGCCCCGAGTACACCGTACGGTTCAACTGGCGGCCCAGCAGCGTCGCCATGTGGGACAACCGCGCGACCGCCCACCTCGCCGCCACCGACCTGTCCCACCTCGACGTACGCCGCACGATGTACCGGGTGACAATCCTCGGCGACCGCCCCACCGGCCCCGACGGATTCACCTCCGAGATCATCGCCGGCGAACCACTCACCGCGTTCGAGGACTGA